In Citrus sinensis cultivar Valencia sweet orange chromosome 3, DVS_A1.0, whole genome shotgun sequence, the sequence tgcaTAATCGAAAAATTCTAAATGGcatcattaaaagatattctcCAAATAATCCCTAtctaattagtttattttcatCCTTACATAAACTTActaattagcattattattCATCTCcataacttgtgataatatagtaTTGTTATCAAACAAAGGCTTTACCACCAATTCAGTTAAAGGTTATTTAcgaattacaattttatttaataagccTATGATTAGATTTTATATCAGTTAATATGATGGCAAAGTTTTCCACAAGTACCTTCATCTTTTGTAATCTTGATGGCTCCACTTTAATACAAAGAAAGAGTCAATAGCCtctataatttttctcttatcaatattcttatttaattatcaatagaGTTAGACCAAAACAAGTAGTAGactgttattatttttatctgtttatattcttcaaattagcattatttatctttacaaatttttatgaatatttttccaTATGGTACAtcataaattacaataaaattgattaatatattctaatttaaaatagtAAAGGGAGATATTCACTTGAACATgatatatgttatgataaaatcttatttatgtTCATtgagatatttattatttatttaacatttaaaatttgcaaGGGCACAAATGTAAAGGTGTTgatttcagattttttaagttaaaaaaaaaaacttaatgcttattatacaaaaataaacatgtcCATTTAGATTTAGAAATTTAGCTCTATCTaaaattcagactaattcagcTTTATCCAAATTTCAGACCCGAAAGAAAAAAGGCCAccttaataataacaaaaatgtttTATGAAGGACCAACTCCCTGCCTATACTCCAGCATTAGTTTAGCATAAATTAGTACAACCTATTGGTTGCAATTtcgaattttattttatcttgagataaaaataagaaaagatctttttttttttttcttttggtacCAATGTAGAAGAGAGCAAACTATGGATCAAACATAGTAGCAGTAAAGGAGGCCCCTTAAAAGAGAATTCTTCAGATAGCAAACCAGCAAAGGGAATACAAGCACATAGCAATAAAATTGCCTGTACCTCTCACTGagcaatttaaaaatgaaaacagtaagaattttgttatttaaatcCAAAGAAACTTACTACTACTAGCAGAATTTGGCTTCAAATACTGAAAAGAACATAAAGATCACTTTTGAACCTTTTCCAGCTGCTTTGGCAGCTCTTTGAGCTTCCTGCGTTTCACGTCGTTCAGCTTTAGTTGTTTTTGCTTTCAGAGTGTTTGAACTTGACTCTCGATTATTCACTTCCACACCACCTCCTCCACCTTTTCCTGTGGTGTTTAAAACATTGTAAAAGAcacgggaaaaaaaaaaaacttctatATGATAAGAAAGGTTTCAAAATACAAACAGACACCAGCTACAACCTCAGAATCTAAGTGAATCCTCAAACATTATTACAACTTCACAAATGCCTCCTTTAGCTAGCTTTGTTGCTCACTATTGGCAGTCTTGCATGTTTACAGAAATCCTTTAAACATGTTTCATAATCTCAATCCTGAAAATATTCATTCTATCATCCTAAAACATATCGCAAATTTCACACAGTTACCAACGGAAACTATGCAACTGAAGGCATTTTGACCTGCCACCCAAAAGCATGAGCAGAAGCACAATCTCTCTTATGTCTTACAGTAAAAAGCATATTCAACATACAGAAAAAAACAAGACTTCTTGTCTAAAtgccatttttttctttttttgataggaaacaaagaaactagtattaataagaacaataattacaaaatgtgaCCAAGGGGCACACAAAGAAAAAACCCCTAAAATATTTAGACTTCTTGTCTaaatacttaataaaaaataaaaaggaaaatcattcttttttataaattgtgCATTCTGAACTTCATtccattctttttatttcaaccaaaattacaaatcttttcctttttaaagggcaaaaaaactatatatatcCAGTTTAAATTCTAATAATCATCAATTTTAACACTTCACGTATCAGTCCAAACATtcaaaagatgaagaaaagatAAGATCGCTGTTTGAACCTTTTGTAGCAGCTTTGGCAGCTCTTTGAGCTTCTTGCATTGCACGCCTTTCagcttttgttgtttttgcttttgctgtTGAACTCGATACTTCATTATGCACTTCCACAGCAGCCCCTCCGCCTCTTTCTGCAATGCTAGATGTTTTAAtcacataaaaaagaaaacctttTCATATGATAAGAAAGCCTCCCAAGTACAACCAGCACCATTCAACAACCTAAGAATTTTAGTGAATCCCAAAACACTAATACCACCACAGAGAATACCTTCTTTACTTAAATCAGAACCATAAATTCCACGCAATTGCCAATAGAAACTATGCAACTAAACACAGATAGGATATGTGCTTCTACTTTGAAAGCAAAGCAAGTGTTTGAAAAAGCTGCAGCCGGCAACCCAATCCCAAACATACCCTGCCACAAACCCAAAACATAGTCGCTTTCATACTCTCTATATCTCTTCTTGATCCcattcattatattttttaattaaatatacaataaaatttaaccatCAAATTTGTTACCaaacaaaatagtttaatttaaatttacttcTGATTATGAAcaaatactataaaattaCACATTACCAGGAACAGCTTCGGGTTTTTTACCCTCCAATTGGGTAAAATTCTCCATTTTCACTGTGGTCAAGTCAAAACCGCCACCAGGAAAACTCGAACCCGCCGAGAATTTCCCGGAACTGTTCCTACCGAACCAGCCCAAAGTCGTTGAAGCCTCGGAATTAACCTCCGAAGAATTCGGCGAAACCGGTTGTCCAAGCAACGAATTCCCCGGATTGTAGCTCCCGACTACCGCGACGCGGTCATCCCACATTGGACGACGGGACGAGGACTCCGGCACTGCCACGGCCGCGGAACGGAGGTGAGAAAGGTTTTCTGAGTGGTGACGTGGCGGCGGAATCATGACGGGCGAGAAGTCGGGAGAATCGGAAGGAGTACCCGAGTTCGACTCAATGGGGACTGACTGTGCCCGACTTGCCTGCGGGGGCGGGTTCGGATCCGAATGAGTCACGAAGCCCACCTGCCGGACTTTGGGCACGACTTGCGAAACGCGACGAGCGTCCATTGAGCGTGGTGTCCAGTCGCCAccaagcttttttttttttttgggaaattatTGGACGTGAAATCGGAAATTGGATGGTTTTAGGGTTTGAGGAATCAAAACGACGATAAAACGAATTTCAGAATATTTTGCTTTGCGgaaagagatttttctttttttattcttttattactGTTTATGGAAATACGTTACctcagttgaaaaaaaaaattgaaatcaattacatatttataattaaatagatgtttaatttctaaaaaatatggataaaatatttatttacttatttattttgaaaaaaaaacctatatcattatttatgatattaacGTAATTTCGTTTTATCATTTAAACAGtaatattctaaaaataataatttcaagtGGGAATTTAATaggaaattagaaatttaagaTTGAGTAATTAAACAGGCGTACGAAAAAGTAGCAGCATCGATTCAGCGAAGTCGAAACATAGACCCCACCACTAAGAGAGATAAAACTTTATTCTCATTACGTGGATGGAAGTTAAAATACAGTAGGAATACTTTACTCGTTTGATTCTCTCGCTTGCCACTGGACTGGGATTCTGAAATTGTACGTGACGCCGGCATCGAAATGAGAACCCTTTGCCGTTTGTACTCATCCACCATTTTTGTTGTTGCTAGCTCAATCAATGTGTCTAGGTACTTCCGAATATACTCTCTCAACCATTCAATTTTTAacatatgtatatttatttactcgtaaataattaattgagatGTGCCCCAGCAAGAACCTAATGAACGAGGGAATTTAATATGACTCGCGATTTGTCGCTATGAGCTCTAGCTTCCTCAAACGCCGTCGTTTTTCTGACGATCCGAGCTCATAGCTCAGGTCCAACTCATTCTTTCTAATCATGCAACATTTTCCGGCCCAAACGTGTAGGTTTTAACATTCATCTAACTAGTTTTATATAATATCCATTAAAATCTCCGCTCACTACTTcttcataataatatttaataattaatatctgTTATCGGTGTCTCCAGTCGACCGAAGTGGAACTCATCAATTTTTATccctaatttgataaaataatcgATGGCAAGTGCTATTTGCTAAGTTACAGGCTTACAGCAGGACCCTTATATCATACACGCACTATTCATGACAATTGACATGGACTTATGAAACACTAACAAGAATACCAAGCTTCACTCTTGGCTACAAGTACTCCCTTATGAACTCTTGCTGATATGTCAGATCGGACGATCAATAAACACCGATCAAACTCTTCGATCATCGTTACTCGCCACAACACCACCAAATCAACTCGCCcgcaaatataaagaaaaagtcaAGTCAGAAAGAGTCCACCATAACGCAAACCCTCAATCTAGGAATGCTCAAACCCTCCCTACCCTCCACGTGTCCCAGTGCATGCATCAAACACTACACCTGTCCCCCAACTTTCCCCGCTCCACAATTTATCACCTCTTCATGGTTCACAATCATAAACCAAccaacaaaaccaaaaaaaacactttaaaAAAACCAAAGCAACATGTCTGACGTTCGAAACCCTACCATCCACCAGAGACCTTCCTCGAGACTAAACAATTCAAACATCAACAGCAGCAACTCCTTGCTACGCAGGTTTCAAACCCATGCACCGAACTCGAGCCAACTCATTGGTTTTTTAACCCTTTTCGTATCCGGTTCgattcttcttctcctcatcgGCTTGACCGTCACCGCAACAATCCTCGGCCTGATCTTCTTCGCGCCGTTGCTTATACTCTCTAGCCCCATTTGGGTCCCCATTGGAACAATTCTCTTCATAGCGGTTGCTGGGTTCTTATCCGTTTGTGGGTTCGGCGTCGCGGTCCTCGCCGGTTTGTCTTGGATGTACAGGTACTTTAACGGAATGCACCCGCCCGGTTCGAACCGGTTTGATTACGCGAGGAGCCGGATTTATGACACTGCCAGTCATGTGAAGGACTATGCTAGGGAGTATGGTGGGTATTTGCAGAGTAAAGTCAAGGATGCAGCTCCTGGTGCATGAGGTTAATTTGGACCGGCTGGTTTGGACTATGTGATGAACCgggtttggttttgttttgtttgttcatTTGTTGACGGTGGAATTTTGGTTGTTTCATCCTTTGGCTAATTGGCTTTTCCTTTTATTGATAGGCCTTTTTACTTTGTGTGAAAATTTGTGACTTGAATGATTCCTCAATTTTGTGCTtggttttgaagaaaaaaggaagtgaaatgaatataatttCTCTACttgtaattaaacaaaaatgaaaataatgattttaaaattatttgcttCAACCAATCTTTGCCTAAAACAAAAGTTACTAACTGCACATGATCACTTTGGTTAATTAGCATTAATGTTGGGAACTTATGatctcattaaatttttaattagggTGTTGCTTAGAATGtagtattgttttattacatACGTTTTTTAGTCTATTTagatcaaattgaaattttgctATTTTGCTCCATACCTCTACCTAAATTTGTGTACGTGGGATTCGAACTTATGAGCCCACACTAGGCCAAGCCTTATTGGATTACTTACGAGTTTAGTTTATCAAGTGTGTGACAATTAGCAATCTTTATTAGCCTATCAAAAGCGAGCCAATATCTGTGTTTTAGACTTGTAGCTTGCTTAGCTTACAAAATACTCCTGGAATTGGAAAAAGTATAAAAACTCATTCCAATCGTGCgtttattgatattttgcCCTCTCAATTAACTTTCGTATCACGATGGCTttatatcaataattattagttaggCCTGTTTGGTAT encodes:
- the LOC102619192 gene encoding oleosin G; amino-acid sequence: MSDVRNPTIHQRPSSRLNNSNINSSNSLLRRFQTHAPNSSQLIGFLTLFVSGSILLLLIGLTVTATILGLIFFAPLLILSSPIWVPIGTILFIAVAGFLSVCGFGVAVLAGLSWMYRYFNGMHPPGSNRFDYARSRIYDTASHVKDYAREYGGYLQSKVKDAAPGA